The Salvelinus sp. IW2-2015 linkage group LG8, ASM291031v2, whole genome shotgun sequence genome window below encodes:
- the LOC111967595 gene encoding cyclin-A2 — translation MSGSTQGQGSSVDVPLPEYQNQENMLSGLRGTIKNRVENIVPKAPQRTVLGALQNNKRSKPQTLRGTKQVLSCENEVPKSYAEKLGSKQPAFQIHVDEPDGACSKKQVSLKAKPSTGIPPLTRNPTVTLLRQPLSSLDIPATCVSNMNVSFDDSPMDMSVIEGDEKPVNVATEYASEIHTYLREMEVKSRPKAGYMKKQPDITNSMRAILVDWLVEVGEEYKLQNETLYLAVNYIDRFLSSMSVLRGKLQLVGTAAMLLASKFEEIYPPEVAEFVYITDDTYTKKQVLRMEHLVLKVLSFDLASPTINQFLTQYFLTQPVSSKVESLSMFLGELSLVDSDPFLKYFPSQTSAAALVLANHTVTGGSWSKSLAEVTGYSLEDLMPCIEDLYQMYLNTATHAQQSVREKYKGAKYQEVSLIEPPEKLSLN, via the exons ATGTCAGGATCAACCCAAGGACAAGGAAGCTCAGTTGATGTTCCACTGCCAGAATACCAAAACCAAGAAAATATGCTGTCCGGACTGAGGGGTACAATCAAAAACCGTGTGGAGAACATTGTCCCAAAAGCGCCACAGAGAACTGTCCTGGGAGCCTTGCAAAACAACAAACGCAGCAAACCTCAAACTCTGCGCGGCACAAAACAG GTGCTATCCTGTGAAAATGAAGTACCTAAAAGTTATGCAGAGAAGCTGGGCAGCAAGCAGCCAGCTTTCCAGATTCATGTGGATGAGCCTGATGGTGCCTGCTCCAAGAAACAGGTGTCCCTCAAGGCCAAGCCCTCCACAGGGATTCCACCCCTGACACGGAACCCAACAGTTACCCTTCTCaggcagcctctctcctctcttgataTACCAGCAACATGTGTATCTAACATGAATGTTAGTTTTGATG ATTCTCCCATGGATATGTCGGTTATTGAAGGCGACGAGAAGCCAGTGAACGTGGCAACGGAGTATGCTTCAGAAATACACACGTATCTTAGAGAAATGGAG GTTAAGTCCAGACCAAAAGCAGGCTACATGAAAAAGCAGCCAGACATCACCAACAGCATGCGGGCCATCCTCGTTGACTGGCTGGTGGAGGTTGGAGAGGAGTACAAACTCCAGAACGAGACGCTATACCTTGCCGTGAACTACATCGACCGTTTCCTGTCTTCCATGTCAGTCCTGCGGGGGAAGCTGCAGTTGGTTGGGACCGCTGCAATGCTGTTGGCTTC GAAATTTGAAGAGATCTATCCCCCGGAGGTTGCAGAGTTTGTTTACATCACGGATGACACATACACGAAGAAGCAAGTGTTGCGAATGGAGCATCTGGTGTTGAAAGTGCTCTCCTTTGATCTTGCCTCTCCCACCATCAACCAGTTTCTTACACAGTACTTTCTCACCCAGCCAGTCAGCAGCAAGGTGGAGAGCTTGTCAATG TTCCTAGGGGAGCTCAGCCTAGTTGACTCGGACCCATTCCTGAAATACTTCCCTTCTCAGACTTCTGCTGCCGCCTTAGTTTTGGCAAACCACACAGTAACAGGAGGCTCATGG TCAAAGTCTCTGGCAGAGGTGACTGGCTACTCTTTAGAAGACCTGATGCCTTGCATAGAGGATCTGTACCAAATGTATCTCAACACTGCTACGCATGCACAGCAGTCAGTGCGGGAGAAGTACAAGGGTGCAAA GTACCAAGAGGTCTCTCTCATCGAGCCCCCAGAGAAGTTGTCATTGAATTGA